In the Candidatus Poribacteria bacterium genome, ACGCCAAACGCCTCACTGATCGATACAACATTGACAGCTACCCCGATTATATGGAGATGCTCAAACGAGACGACCTTGATATTGTGTCTGTCTGTACGCCGAGCGGTGCACACTTGGAACCCGCTGTCGCCGCAGCACAAGCCGGTAAACACGTCATCGTTGAAAAACCGTTGGAAATCACTCTACAACGATGCGATCAGATTATTGAAGCGTGTGATGCATCTGGTGTTCGTCTCTGTGCTATCTTCAATTCCCGTTTCACTGAAAGTACACAGCTCGTTAAATCCACAATTGAGAGCGGGCGGTTCGGCAAGCTAACTTTAGGTGATGCTTATATCAAATGGTACCGTTCTCAAGAGTATTACGACAGTGGCGGCTGGCGAGGCACATGGGATCTTGACGGCGGTGGTGCACTCATGAACCAATCTATCCATGCCATCGATCTACTCCAGTATTTTATGGGACCTGTCAAATCTGTGCAAGCGTTTACCGATACTTTAGCACACGAGCGGATAGAGGTTGAAGATGCCGCTGTCGCCGCGCTCCGATTTGAAAACGGGGCACTTGGTGTCATCGAGGGAACAACCGCTGCTTACCCCGGCATGCTTAAGAAAACCGAAATCTCCGGTACACACGGGACTATCGTCTTGGCGGAAGAGGATATCGTGACGTGGGAATTCAACCCGGAACTTCCTGAAGATGCGGAAATCCGAGAGAAATTCGCCCAAAAGACAGATACCGGTGGCGGCGCATCCGATCCGCGTGCGATTAACCATGCAAATCACAGACGGCAGATGGAAAACCTCATTAACGGACTTGAGAGCGATGCCTCGCACCTCGTTGATGGACGCGAAGGGCGCAAAGCCGTTGAGATTATCCTCGCCATCTACCAATCCAGCCGTGAAGGTCGTCCCGTTGAATTGCCGCTTTAATAGTTGTCAGTTACTGGTTATTAGTCGTCAGTTAAGAGACTTTGATTGAGATTGACGCATTTCTTCTTACAGTCCCCCTGATAAGGGGGTTATAGTGGATCCTGTAATTACTTACACACTCGGACCTCGTTATGTGAATGTGTGAATGTTTGTCTCAGGGATGCACAGGAGACTAACAGCCTATGCTACAAAAGAGGGTTTCCCTGCGTAATCCTAACTGGTTTTGCTGATCTCGAGGGTTTTAGTGGGCAAGGTGGATACCCCCCTATCCACCCATTTACCCATCCGAAGCACTCTCATGAGAATTTTCTCCAATGAAGTTATAAATTTCTTCGACTTCACTCGGAGAAGTCAGAAACCATTCCGTGCCGGGGGCTTCCTCTATGTGTTTCCCGCGTAACTTCAGAACATCGTGTATGATTCGTTCTATCTTCTTCTCCTTACCAGTTTTAATATGGAGACCGATCTTGGGGACTTCTGGAAGTCCTGTGGCTTGATCTCTAATTCTTCCATCTGCTTCGCTGTGTATAGTCCTACCAATCTTGCACTCCCAAACCTTTTCACCTTTGGATTCTGCACTCTCTCTATACTGTGGGTAATAGTAAAGGTAGACCGAACTGTTACCGGAGCCGATAGTCTTTTCAGGCTTTAAATCAGCATTCGGGATCATATTTTTACGACGGGGTGTCAAACTGCCTTTCAGATCGCTTAAATTTATGCCATACTTCTCAGCGACAGCGTTGATTAGTTCAGCGGCAGTGTCTTCAGGTAATCGCATACGAGTGCCGAACCATACGAGATTATTCCCAGAATACTTTCCCTTTGTTGCCCACTTCTTGTAATCTTTGGCATCTCGTCCCTTAAACATTAGATCCTTGACATGCTGTTTATAGATATCCCTACCGGTGACCTCTTCAATCTCATCAGTACTAAGTCCAGTTCTAAATTCCAAATCTTCAGCTTTTGGGGTGTTACTCACCCTCCAGCACCAGCACAAGCGTGCAAGTCCATGAGCAGAAATATCACTGTTAACGTCAAGTTCAACTTGCAAAAAACCTCTTGACCAGGCAGCCGAGGCGATTACTTGGTTTATTGGTGCCTCGGGTGCTTCGGAAAACCTCTCCAGGTCTTTAGCAACTTCTTCAGCCCAGGGTTTTGGTTTTTCAAAGTCAGCCTTGAGAAGCGGAAGGGCACGAACCTTCTCTTCTGTCTTTCCTGTCTTACGCTTAAGATGCACTTCAATCCTTTTAGCTGCAGTGATCACTAATACCGATTGTATTTCTGATACGTCGGCAGTCTCGTTTCCTCGAAATACAACTTTCATTTTTCCTCCTTTGGTATCAGAAAGACTAATCCCTTTGTTGTGCAAAATTGGTGGTGGCGGATGTAGGGGGTGGGTCCCCCAACCCCGCTCTGTGTTAATCGTAAATTGGGCGAGGAGACTCGCCCCTACGAATACCCAACGTGAACGTCAAATCTTCAGAACTTTCACTCATAGTCAAAGACTATCTTAATCGCCTCGTCTTTCTTGTTCAATGCCATTTCAAATCCGAGTTGTGCCTCTGTAAAAGGAAGATGATGTGTAATAATCGGGGACACGTCAATACGTCCTTGGGCAATCATATCCATCGCCAGTGGGAAATCGTTGGGTACATCCGGTCCAACCGAGCCGATGAATTTAATATTTTTACGGAAAAAATCTGCGAAGTGGAAATCGTAAACCTGGTCGTCCGGTACGCCAAAGGCGAGGAGTGTTCCTTCACGTTTTAGTAGTTCAAGACCCTGATTGATAGTCTCTGTTTGGTGACCGACGACTTCGACAACCAGATCCGCCATTCTGCCCTCTGTAATTTCCTCGACGACAGCGACAGGATCTTCCTCAGCAACGTTAATCGTGTGTGTGGCACGCATCTTCTTGGAAACTGAGAGTCGGAAATCGACCAGATCAGTCGTAATCACCGTCCGCGCGCCAAGGTTGCTCAATATATGCGTAAAAAGGAGTCCCATCGGTCCCTGTCCGACAACAACAGTATCAAGATTAAGTAGGTTCGGCAGCTTCCGACACGCCCAAACGACGGTTCCAAGCGGTTGGGACATCAGGATGCAGTCTTTTCTTGGGAAATCCGTCAACAGCAACGTGGCGTTTTCGTCCGATAGAAAGTATTCTGAAAGTCCACCGACGTGGCGTGGCAGGGCGAGAACTTCGTCTCCTGCTTTGAATTTGTCCGATGTGCTTTCCGTAACAACGCCGATTGCCTCGTGGATCGAAAGTCCCGGTCCGAGTGGATAACTTTCCGCTGGATGTTCAAGGACAAACGACGGCATATCGGTTCCACAGATGGCACTGTGGAGCGTTTTTATCATCACTGTTCCGTCCGGATGATCGGCGAGATTCGGTCGTTCTATGTCAATAATTTCGATCTGACGGGGTGCAACAATTTGCCCAGCTTTCATTTTTTTAATTTTCCTTGCGGTTCGGTAAGGTGGGTTAGGACTTTGACGCGCTTTACCGTAGATCTAGGGAAAACGCCCAAGCAAAAACCCCTCCATTTCATTACAGGCTATGGTTTTCTAACTTACGGAAGAGTCGGCTTCCTCTATAAGCATGATTTTCTGCCCTCTGCTACTGTTACAACTTCGCTAATGTTTTCAAAACGTGTTGATGGAGTGTTCCGTTAGTTGCGATAATGCCGCGATTTTCTTGCATCCGCTTTCCCGTTAAGAAATTGAGAGGTGTACCATTCGCATCTGTAACCGTGCCACCTGCTTCTTCGACTACAATAAGCCCCGCGGCGTGATCCCAAATGCATTCACGGTAATCTGGGTATGCTGGATTCGGGAGACGGATATAGAGCGATGCTTCGCCACGGGAAACAATGCCGTACTTCGCTTGGCTGTCCATGCGGACAGGTGATTCTGTAATTCCGAGAGCATTTGCAATGTTGCTGTGTGCATCGCTGTCACCGTGTGTAGACTCAACACTCTCTGCGAAGCGATGTATCGTTTCTGATACGTGTACGTGCTCTATAAAATCTCCTGTTTTTGTGTAGAGCCGCGTGCCTTCACCACGGGTGGCGACGAAAAGGCATCCGCGTTCTGCCTCTCCATCGTTCAATCGGTGTGGTAAAGTCGGACACCCTAAAACCCCGAGTTGAACAGTGCCATTGACAATATAAGCCAAGGCGACTGCGTACTGATCGCGGCGCAGAAAGCCTTTCGTGCCGTCAATTGGGTCGAGCGTCCAGAAACTCGGTCCGACCTCACCACTTCCTCGATCGATCCATTCGCAGACAGTTTCTGTCGAAGGCGATGCCTCTTCACAAAATCGGTGCACATAATCTGCGACGCGCTCCAAAAGTGAGGCGTTCTCTTTCAGTGCTTGTGCGCTCTCTTCAGCGACAATAGGGTCGTCAGGGAAAGCGTCACCGATCGCCTTACATATCAGTGCTTGCGATCCGAAATCTGCGACGGTCACAGGACTCCGATCTGTCTTTTGGATTGCATCTGTTGGCACCATCTCGGCTTGTACCCTTTCGCAGAGTCGCATGGCTTTTATCACAGCGTCGATGGCGGTCTGTAATTTAGTTTTCGGCTGTCGGCTGAAAGCCGTCAGCAAAGAAGATTTTTGATTTGACATTGGTTTCCTGTTTGGTTTGAAAGTTTATGAAAGCTGACAGGGATCCCGCTGGCAGCCGAAGACTAACTGCTGACTGCTATTTCAGCGTCTGTTGAATTGATTCATTGCTGTAAGAATATCATCTTTGACGAAAGTTTCAATGGCATCAACAACGTTATCAATAGTGTGTGCTATCTCGATTTCTTCGTCCTCAGAAAATTCGGTGAGGACATAATCGGTTAAATCACCGACAGGTTCGCCAATACCGATGCGTAGGCGTGGAAATTCTGTGGTGCCTAAGTGGTGAATGATGGATTTCATTCCTTTCTGACCCCCGTCGCTTCCCTTCTGCCGCATCCGAAGCACCCCGACATCTAAGTGAACATCGTCGTAAACAATACAGAGTTCTGGGAGTGAAATCTCAAATCGTCTAACGAGTGCGGCGACAGCAGCACCGCTGTTGTTCATGTATGTCATCGGTTTGGCGAGAATAATAGGTGTGTCGTGCCAGGTCGTCTGGATAACGAGTGAATTGCAAATTGATGTGTGCGTGGGACGCGGTTGGGAGTCTCGCTGACAAAATTCTTCGTAGAGCACGTCAACCACGCGAAAACCGAGGTTATGTTTGGTGTGTTCATAGCGCAGCCCTGGATTACCGAGTCCAACAATGAGTTTTACTTTCTTATCCATGTGTTATATCGTATAAGTGGAAGTCCGATTTCAAACCGCACCCGCGAAGCAAAGTTCCTATTGCAGCAAATGTAGCGGTTGTGAAAGGTTAAGATGCCCCGCGAGCGTTTTTACTTCCTCGCCGTCAATTAAAATCTGAACCTGTTTAATGTCATCAGGAAATGCGTCAAAGACGGTTTTGAGGATTGCTGTAATCGTCAAGAGTTCCGCCGTTGTACCACCAATATGCCCCTCCGAGAGATGGCTTGAAAAATCTAAGTAAGCAGTTTGTTGCGTATCGATGTAGGATTCGTTCAGGAGTGTTCCACGCGGAATTGTGTTTCTAAAGTTAGGCGGTGTTTCTTGGATAAGTGCAGTGACGACCTGACTCAAGCGTTTAGTAAGTTCTGTTCTATGAAGGCGCCGTTCAATTTTAACCGGAACAAGCGTCAATGAAGTCGGGTCAAGAAGAAATAGATTGATCTCTTGTGGTGGGGGTGGTGTATCTGACGGGTTGGCGGCAGTAGGCAGCGGTGGTGGCGCAGTTGGGATCACTGATTGTTTTGATCGCTCAATCAGAAATAGCGTTACAGCGAGACCAATTGCGACAACCACCAAGGTTGTTCCCCATATCACTAAGAGTCTTGAGAACCCTGCACTATTGTTATGTTTCACCTTTTTTCCTGTGTTGCATACCGAAGTCCCTATGCCTCAGTTGACTGCTTGAGGTGTTACTGTTCTGTTACTTTTGCGCGGACAGATGGGTTAGTAGAAGAAATGTATCGCTGGAAAGCGCGGGCAGTTGCTTGGGCGACGCTTGTGATATACTCAGCATTAGAAAGCTTCTCTAAATCTTCTATATTAGAGAGATAGCCGAGTTCTAAAACAACAGCCGGCATATAGATTTCGGATAACGCTACGAGTGGTAGTTCAGTGATCTGAACTGGTGTTTCTGTAAGGAAATTCAGTTCCGTTTGCAGTGCCTGTGCGAAGTCTCGGCTCTGCTTTAAAAAATTGGCTTGGGCAAGGATTTTTAACCTTTGTCCTATAGGTTCTGATTGGACATTACTTGGGAATCGAAGTTGTCCCTTCGGATTGTTGAGGTAAATCTTGATACCTTTTTCATGTGGTGAAAAAGAGGCGTTGCAGTGTAGACTGAGGAAGAGTTGCCCTTGGTTCCGTTTTGCAACCTGAATGCGTTCAAGGTGTGTCTTTTTCACATCTGTTTGGCGTGTGAGATAAATCTGCATGCCCTGCTGTTTGCTAATCCGTTGGATATGTTTTGCGAGTGTGAGTACAATATCTTTTTCAAGGAGACCCGTATTACTTTCGCATCCGCGATTGTCTGCACCACCATGCCCAGGATCAATGATGATTGCCCAATTCGTGAAATCGCTCGTCCCTGTGGGTGTCCACGTACCCTTAGGCCTAAGCTGCACCCTTTGCAAACTTGGATTGTAGATGGCTTCAAGGTTATTAAGGTCTGGCAGGACTCGCGTGAAGAAAGTGATAGGTAACATCGGCTCTTGAGCGATAATTATTGGAGGGGTAGGAAGAGTGTATGTCTGTCCGTCGGGATCTATGCTGATAGCGGGGTTGTCGATTTGTAAGCGGATTTGCTTGTCTTTCGTTTTCAGGGTAAGCCGTTTTCGCGGATAGTTGTATTGATCCGTCATATCAGGATCGAAAACCTCTTTCACAGCATCGACAGGGAGGTAAATCTGTTCTTCTTGCTGTTGTGCTGGGACTTCCGCAATGAGTTCTCCATCAACGTCAATAAAGCGGACAAAAGTCTCTTGTGCGATGCCGTTGAGTGCGACAACCCATGCAAGGATGCCTAAGAAAAACGCGCGAACCGTAACACGTACGACAGCGTACTTGTTGGTGCGCGCTTCCTGTGGCTTTTTCATGTAGACAACGCTATTCGTCGCCGTCGTCATCATCGTCATCATCGCGCCTACGAGAAATAATTTCTGGTTCCGTAGGTTGTTCTTCAGCGTCTGCTTCGGCTCCTTCTCCTTCGCCATCTTCAGCCTCTGTTATTTCTTCTTCAAGTTGGACGCGCGGTTGGCTCACCGTCGCGATGGTCCGTTCCAAATCGTCTAAAATCTCAATGTCCTCATCCAAGCTTAGATCACTCACATGGATAGAGTCACCGATGTCCAATTCACCCACGTCAATAGAGATGTCAGTCGGCATTCGCGTTGGCAGGCAGTGAAGTGTTATCTGGCGGAGCGGGAATTCAAGAACACCGCCCTCCTGAATGCCCTGTGGGGTGCCTTCCAGAACCACTGGCACGGCTGATGTTACGGGTTCGTCTAAAGAAATTCGAATGAAATCTGCATGCATTAGTGTATGCTTTTTCACCGGATGACGTTGAATTTCTTTGATAATAACAGTTTCGGTGTTGCCGTTGCCAATTTCCATGTTAATGATAACGTTTTCACCGTACGTTCGTAGGAATTGTCTGAAGGTTCGAGCGTCAATTTGAATTGGCACGGTGTCTTGTGCGCGACCGTAAAGCACTGCGGGAACCCCACCTTCTTTCCGAAGATCACGCGCGCTCTGCTTCCCGAAAGTATTGCGCTGTTGAACCTCTAATTTTGCTTGTAGCATTTTAAAATTCTAACCTTTTTTCTTCGTAGATTTAAGCACTGTAGAAAAAGAAGACAGGGCGGGTAGGATTCGAACCTACGCATACAGATTCCAAAGACCTGTGCCTTACCGCTTGGCCACCGCCCTTCAATTGTCAATATACAGATACACCGACAGGACTGGTTACCGCCGTTGTGCAAAAACTAACTTTGTTTTTGAAGTATGATTCGCTCCTATCTGCTGCGTCGCTATCTTGCATCACCGCGAACAACGTAGCACCGCTCCCCGACATCAGCGCGCCGTAACATCCTGACTGCATAGACAACTCCGTTTTTAGCGCGGCGATTTCAGGATATTCGGAAAAAACTGGCACCTCAAGCAGGTTGTAAAGATTTTTCCCGATGCCGACGACATCACCCTTCTTTATATACGTTTTTATAATTATACTTTCTTTTTTATATGTTGTCAAGGAAAAGTTCAATTTCTTAAAAACGGCTGCTGTCGAAATTTCAATGCCGGGGTTTAGCAGGAAGAGCGGTACATCGGAGAGGGGTGGAAGACGGGTTAACTGGTCGCCAATGCCAAGTCCTAATGCTGCACCACCGGACAAGCAAAACGGAACGTCCGCTCCCAACTGTGCCCCAAAACGCATCAGGGTTTCTTGCGTGAAACCCAGACCAAAAAATTCATTCACGCCGTGAAGAACAGCCGCTGCATCCGCGCTTCCACCTGCCAGTCCGGCTGCAACAGGGATCCTCTTATGGATGTCAATCGCAATTCCACCGATACCACCTACCGCATCACTGATAAGCTGCGCCGCCCGATACGCCAGATTCCGCGAATCACACGGAACCCTTGGGTGTTCACAGTGGATTGTTATGTCCTTCGTTTGTTTTTTAGAGATGATGACATCGTCGTGCAATCCAATTGAATGGAAGATCGTTTCGAGATTGTGATAGCCGTCCTCACGTTTGCCTACGACATCCAGATAAAGGTTGATTTTCGCGTGGGCACGAACCCGTATCTTTTGCACGATTTTGTCCACTATTCCCCTAATTCCGACAACGGGACAATTTCAATATCCTCCGTTAAAAACCGTTCGGGGTCAAACTTGCTGTCTTTAATCTCGACGTTCAGTTCGACTTTAGCGATTTTCACAGTGACCCGCGTCTGTTCAAGCGGACGTTCGATTTCGACCTTGTGGGGTCGGAGGATACCGCTCACCGGACGGTAGTCGGAAAAGGCAGCGCGTTGTTGAAGCGTGCCGTTTTCGTCATGGATGAGCCACTCCATCACTCGCGGTTCGTCCTCTCGGATAAGGATCGTGATCTTTTCGACATGCCCCTTTTGAATACCTGGACGAGTCATGACAAATTTTGTCGGGACTCGATCCGATACAGGGTGGAAACTTGTAGTAGGTTTCAATTCATCAGTGCGTCCATCGAGGAATGGATTAGCGAATATCGCACTCAAGACATCTGACACGCGTAGATCTATGCCGAAAATCTCCTGCAAAACACCGTCGGACAATGGACCGGGGTACGCTTTCTGCTCATTCACAAGAAGGAGGACGAACTGGTTTTTATCTTGATTGGCAATTGCGATACCGCGCGTCTCATTCATCGGTCCGAGGGCTTGAATATGCAGCAATTCCCCGCCGTTCTCCGATTTTTTATACCACAACAATTCCCGGAGTTCCTCACTCCGGTCGCCTTCCTCAATCGTTACCATCATTCGGGTAATCTTCAAGGAGCCAGTGAGTTCATATCTCACTTGCAGTGTGTTGAGGATGCCATCTACTTCCGCACGAACCTCGGGAGACAATTGAACAGTCGTGGTCGTGCTACTGATACACCCAGCGATAACTACAAAAAGGAGGCAAAACACGTAGCTTTTTGCCCACGCAGCAAAATTTGGCTTCTGAATATAACTGAGGTTCATCAACCGGAGGTGACGTTGTGAATGAGCCACACTTCTACCTGCCGAAATTGAAGGGGTTGTATATCGCATCTAAAGAACTTCCGACATCGATTTTTCAACGATGTCAACGGCTTCCTCAACATGACCGGCATTGATGTTGAGCGGTGGTAAGAACCGGAGCACATAATCGTTGGTGCAGATGGTAACCAATCCGTTCTCAATGCACTGGGCAGCGAGCGGTTTCGCATCGACTTCCATGACCAAGCCGCGGAGCAAACCTTTGCCACGCACCTCTTTAACCGGATACTTATCTTTTAATTCCATGAGTCCACCAGCGAGGTAATTCCCCATTTTGACAGCATTCACGGCGAGATCCTCTTCCAGAATAGTTCTGACAGTTGTTGATGCCGCCGCGGTGACTAACGGGTTTCCACCGAATGTCGCCGCGTGGGTGCCAGGGACAAAACTCTCCGCTATGTTTCGTTTTGCCAACATCGCCCCGATTGGCACACCGCTACCGAGTGCTTTCGCCATCGTGATTACATCTGGCA is a window encoding:
- a CDS encoding GIY-YIG nuclease family protein, producing MKVVFRGNETADVSEIQSVLVITAAKRIEVHLKRKTGKTEEKVRALPLLKADFEKPKPWAEEVAKDLERFSEAPEAPINQVIASAAWSRGFLQVELDVNSDISAHGLARLCWCWRVSNTPKAEDLEFRTGLSTDEIEEVTGRDIYKQHVKDLMFKGRDAKDYKKWATKGKYSGNNLVWFGTRMRLPEDTAAELINAVAEKYGINLSDLKGSLTPRRKNMIPNADLKPEKTIGSGNSSVYLYYYPQYRESAESKGEKVWECKIGRTIHSEADGRIRDQATGLPEVPKIGLHIKTGKEKKIERIIHDVLKLRGKHIEEAPGTEWFLTSPSEVEEIYNFIGENSHESASDG
- a CDS encoding 50S ribosomal protein L25, giving the protein MLQAKLEVQQRNTFGKQSARDLRKEGGVPAVLYGRAQDTVPIQIDARTFRQFLRTYGENVIINMEIGNGNTETVIIKEIQRHPVKKHTLMHADFIRISLDEPVTSAVPVVLEGTPQGIQEGGVLEFPLRQITLHCLPTRMPTDISIDVGELDIGDSIHVSDLSLDEDIEILDDLERTIATVSQPRVQLEEEITEAEDGEGEGAEADAEEQPTEPEIISRRRDDDDDDDGDE
- a CDS encoding Gfo/Idh/MocA family oxidoreductase, yielding MKTYGFGIIGCGMISDFHSAAISELEHGQLVAVSSRNAENAKRLTDRYNIDSYPDYMEMLKRDDLDIVSVCTPSGAHLEPAVAAAQAGKHVIVEKPLEITLQRCDQIIEACDASGVRLCAIFNSRFTESTQLVKSTIESGRFGKLTLGDAYIKWYRSQEYYDSGGWRGTWDLDGGGALMNQSIHAIDLLQYFMGPVKSVQAFTDTLAHERIEVEDAAVAALRFENGALGVIEGTTAAYPGMLKKTEISGTHGTIVLAEEDIVTWEFNPELPEDAEIREKFAQKTDTGGGASDPRAINHANHRRQMENLINGLESDASHLVDGREGRKAVEIILAIYQSSREGRPVELPL
- the pth gene encoding aminoacyl-tRNA hydrolase; translated protein: MDKKVKLIVGLGNPGLRYEHTKHNLGFRVVDVLYEEFCQRDSQPRPTHTSICNSLVIQTTWHDTPIILAKPMTYMNNSGAAVAALVRRFEISLPELCIVYDDVHLDVGVLRMRQKGSDGGQKGMKSIIHHLGTTEFPRLRIGIGEPVGDLTDYVLTEFSEDEEIEIAHTIDNVVDAIETFVKDDILTAMNQFNRR
- a CDS encoding N-acetylmuramoyl-L-alanine amidase — protein: MAKEKEPKQTLKNNLRNQKLFLVGAMMTMMTTATNSVVYMKKPQEARTNKYAVVRVTVRAFFLGILAWVVALNGIAQETFVRFIDVDGELIAEVPAQQQEEQIYLPVDAVKEVFDPDMTDQYNYPRKRLTLKTKDKQIRLQIDNPAISIDPDGQTYTLPTPPIIIAQEPMLPITFFTRVLPDLNNLEAIYNPSLQRVQLRPKGTWTPTGTSDFTNWAIIIDPGHGGADNRGCESNTGLLEKDIVLTLAKHIQRISKQQGMQIYLTRQTDVKKTHLERIQVAKRNQGQLFLSLHCNASFSPHEKGIKIYLNNPKGQLRFPSNVQSEPIGQRLKILAQANFLKQSRDFAQALQTELNFLTETPVQITELPLVALSEIYMPAVVLELGYLSNIEDLEKLSNAEYITSVAQATARAFQRYISSTNPSVRAKVTEQ
- a CDS encoding zinc-binding dehydrogenase, whose translation is MKAGQIVAPRQIEIIDIERPNLADHPDGTVMIKTLHSAICGTDMPSFVLEHPAESYPLGPGLSIHEAIGVVTESTSDKFKAGDEVLALPRHVGGLSEYFLSDENATLLLTDFPRKDCILMSQPLGTVVWACRKLPNLLNLDTVVVGQGPMGLLFTHILSNLGARTVITTDLVDFRLSVSKKMRATHTINVAEEDPVAVVEEITEGRMADLVVEVVGHQTETINQGLELLKREGTLLAFGVPDDQVYDFHFADFFRKNIKFIGSVGPDVPNDFPLAMDMIAQGRIDVSPIITHHLPFTEAQLGFEMALNKKDEAIKIVFDYE
- the ispE gene encoding 4-(cytidine 5'-diphospho)-2-C-methyl-D-erythritol kinase; translated protein: MQKIRVRAHAKINLYLDVVGKREDGYHNLETIFHSIGLHDDVIISKKQTKDITIHCEHPRVPCDSRNLAYRAAQLISDAVGGIGGIAIDIHKRIPVAAGLAGGSADAAAVLHGVNEFFGLGFTQETLMRFGAQLGADVPFCLSGGAALGLGIGDQLTRLPPLSDVPLFLLNPGIEISTAAVFKKLNFSLTTYKKESIIIKTYIKKGDVVGIGKNLYNLLEVPVFSEYPEIAALKTELSMQSGCYGALMSGSGATLFAVMQDSDAADRSESYFKNKVSFCTTAVTSPVGVSVY
- a CDS encoding GerMN domain-containing protein; this translates as MKHNNSAGFSRLLVIWGTTLVVVAIGLAVTLFLIERSKQSVIPTAPPPLPTAANPSDTPPPPQEINLFLLDPTSLTLVPVKIERRLHRTELTKRLSQVVTALIQETPPNFRNTIPRGTLLNESYIDTQQTAYLDFSSHLSEGHIGGTTAELLTITAILKTVFDAFPDDIKQVQILIDGEEVKTLAGHLNLSQPLHLLQ
- a CDS encoding 3'(2'),5'-bisphosphate nucleotidase, with the protein product MSNQKSSLLTAFSRQPKTKLQTAIDAVIKAMRLCERVQAEMVPTDAIQKTDRSPVTVADFGSQALICKAIGDAFPDDPIVAEESAQALKENASLLERVADYVHRFCEEASPSTETVCEWIDRGSGEVGPSFWTLDPIDGTKGFLRRDQYAVALAYIVNGTVQLGVLGCPTLPHRLNDGEAERGCLFVATRGEGTRLYTKTGDFIEHVHVSETIHRFAESVESTHGDSDAHSNIANALGITESPVRMDSQAKYGIVSRGEASLYIRLPNPAYPDYRECIWDHAAGLIVVEEAGGTVTDANGTPLNFLTGKRMQENRGIIATNGTLHQHVLKTLAKL